The following proteins come from a genomic window of Corallococcus sp. NCRR:
- a CDS encoding GDP-mannose 4,6-dehydratase, with product MRVLVTGADGFVGRHACAALRAAGDEVVEVHGPRGEGISSTALHFDIADEAKVKAAVSEVKPDSVLHLAGFSSVAKSHQNPARVFAVNTMGVVHLLTALRESAPKARVLLVGSGEVYGPVAEGTRAAESHPHVPLSPYAASKSAGELAGEQFFRSYGMEVILARPFNHLGAGQDPTFVVPSFAAQIRAIALGTVDPVLRTGNLDAIRDFSHVKDVVDAYRLLLLKGEAGQAYNVGSGEGRTIRSLLEEMLQLSGVQARIELDPARLRPSDIPSLVADTGKLRALGWAPRLTVADALRDVLGPRPGSN from the coding sequence ATGCGCGTCCTCGTCACGGGAGCGGATGGATTCGTCGGCCGGCATGCGTGCGCCGCGCTTCGCGCGGCCGGCGACGAGGTGGTGGAGGTGCACGGGCCCCGCGGCGAGGGCATCAGCAGCACCGCGTTGCACTTCGACATCGCCGACGAGGCGAAGGTCAAGGCGGCGGTCTCCGAGGTGAAGCCGGACTCGGTGCTGCACCTGGCCGGCTTCAGCTCGGTGGCCAAGAGCCACCAGAACCCCGCGCGCGTCTTCGCGGTGAACACCATGGGCGTGGTGCACCTGCTCACCGCCCTGCGGGAGAGCGCCCCCAAGGCGCGCGTGCTGCTGGTGGGCTCCGGTGAGGTGTACGGCCCCGTCGCGGAAGGCACACGCGCGGCGGAGTCCCACCCGCACGTGCCCCTCAGCCCCTACGCGGCGTCGAAGTCCGCGGGGGAGCTGGCCGGCGAGCAGTTCTTCCGCAGCTACGGCATGGAGGTCATCCTTGCCCGGCCCTTCAACCACCTGGGCGCGGGGCAGGACCCCACCTTCGTGGTGCCGTCGTTCGCGGCGCAGATCCGCGCCATCGCGCTGGGCACGGTGGACCCCGTCCTGCGCACGGGCAACCTGGACGCCATCCGGGACTTCTCCCACGTGAAGGACGTGGTGGACGCGTACCGGCTGCTGCTGCTCAAGGGCGAGGCGGGCCAAGCCTACAACGTGGGCAGCGGCGAGGGCCGCACCATCCGTAGCTTGCTGGAGGAGATGCTCCAGCTGTCCGGCGTGCAGGCGCGCATCGAGCTGGACCCCGCGCGGCTGCGCCCGTCCGACATCCCCAGCCTCGTGGCCGACACCGGCAAGCTGCGCGCGCTGGGCTGGGCCCCCAGGCTCACCGTCGCGGACGCGCTGCGCGACGTGCTGGGCCCCCGGCCAGGCTCGAACTGA
- the gmd gene encoding GDP-mannose 4,6-dehydratase, whose translation MAKRALITGITGQDGSYLAELLLKKGYEVHGMVRRSSEEKFERIAHLQGKVTLHQGDLLDQFSLAALLNLTQPDEVYNLAAQSFVPTSWNQPVLTGEFTALGVTKMLEAIRHTRPQVRFYQASSSEMFGKVLEVPQSEDTPFYPRSPYGVAKAYGHHITVNYRESFKLFAVSGILFNHESPRRGLEFVTRKVTYNVARIKMGLQEKLPMGNLDAKRDWGFAGDYVDAMWRMLQQETPEDFVVATNETHTVRELVEIAFARVGLDYQKHVVIDPAFVRPAEVDLLIGKYDKAKEKLGWEPTVRFKQLVEMMVDADLERVKAGQR comes from the coding sequence ATGGCCAAGCGCGCACTCATTACGGGCATCACGGGGCAGGACGGCAGCTATCTGGCGGAGCTGCTCCTCAAGAAGGGCTACGAGGTGCACGGCATGGTGCGCCGCTCTTCCGAGGAGAAGTTCGAGCGCATCGCGCACCTGCAGGGCAAGGTGACGCTGCACCAGGGCGACCTGTTGGATCAGTTCTCGCTGGCGGCCCTCTTGAACCTCACCCAGCCGGACGAGGTCTACAACCTGGCGGCGCAGTCCTTCGTGCCCACCAGTTGGAACCAGCCGGTGCTCACCGGTGAGTTCACCGCGCTGGGCGTGACGAAGATGCTGGAGGCCATCCGCCACACCCGCCCGCAGGTGCGCTTCTACCAGGCGTCCTCCAGCGAGATGTTCGGCAAGGTGCTGGAGGTGCCGCAGTCGGAGGACACGCCCTTCTACCCGCGCAGCCCGTACGGCGTGGCGAAGGCGTACGGCCACCACATCACCGTGAACTACCGCGAGTCCTTCAAGCTCTTCGCGGTGAGCGGCATCCTCTTCAACCACGAGTCGCCCCGCCGCGGCCTGGAGTTCGTCACGCGCAAGGTCACGTACAACGTGGCGCGCATCAAGATGGGCCTCCAGGAGAAGCTGCCCATGGGCAACCTGGACGCCAAGCGCGACTGGGGCTTCGCGGGCGACTACGTGGACGCCATGTGGCGCATGCTCCAGCAGGAGACGCCGGAGGACTTCGTCGTCGCCACCAACGAGACGCACACCGTGCGGGAGCTGGTGGAGATCGCCTTCGCGCGCGTGGGCCTGGACTACCAGAAGCACGTGGTCATCGACCCCGCGTTCGTGCGCCCGGCGGAAGTGGACCTGCTCATCGGCAAGTACGACAAGGCCAAGGAGAAGCTGGGCTGGGAGCCCACGGTCCGCTTCAAGCAGCTGGTGGAGATGATGGTCGACGCGGACCTGGAGCGCGTGAAGGCAGGACAGCGGTAA
- a CDS encoding myxosortase-dependent phytase-like phosphatase, whose amino-acid sequence MRNLSLPALTAVLVSTAAGAQTAPVAVPYTVQTQPGARSGGGTVNDVALWVNPANPAASRLITADQNNGLFTYALDGGEVGGNTEGTSLSVDVLGGFPLAGGTSAALVLSANPTLSGLVPYVLDSTVDGGGLTRLSPNAAPLDVGVSYGTVRLARGADGTIQAFGGLASGGLRQFALTPTDGGVTATPVRDIPAGAVLGLAVDPAYRALYVAQQGQGLYRYGADADAGITGTQVVGLGDAGLTSVGRIALYEASGVDGYLVVSDPNANTFVVFDRRTLGRVGAFQLGQDAGTDPVEQSRGLVAWSGALGTAFPEGLFVAHDGVSSSTLGDNLKLTSWGNVARAFSPPLIIAQQPQADAGVVDGGTGKDGGGGVIIDPGGNPNGGGGGTDDDSGCGCTSTPVSAIATLGLLALSLLGRRRRS is encoded by the coding sequence ATGCGCAACCTCTCCCTCCCAGCGTTGACGGCCGTGCTCGTGAGCACGGCGGCGGGGGCCCAGACGGCTCCCGTGGCGGTGCCCTACACCGTGCAGACCCAGCCCGGGGCGCGCTCCGGCGGCGGCACCGTGAACGACGTGGCGCTGTGGGTGAACCCGGCCAACCCGGCCGCGAGCCGGCTCATCACGGCGGACCAGAACAACGGCCTGTTCACCTACGCCCTGGACGGCGGGGAGGTGGGAGGCAACACCGAGGGCACGTCCCTGAGCGTGGACGTGCTGGGCGGCTTCCCGCTGGCGGGCGGAACGTCCGCGGCGCTGGTGCTCAGCGCCAACCCGACACTGTCGGGGCTCGTGCCCTACGTGCTGGATTCCACGGTGGATGGCGGCGGACTCACCCGCCTGTCCCCCAACGCGGCCCCGCTGGATGTGGGCGTCAGCTACGGGACGGTGCGGCTGGCCCGCGGGGCGGATGGGACCATCCAGGCTTTTGGCGGTCTGGCGTCCGGAGGTCTGCGGCAGTTCGCGCTGACGCCCACGGACGGGGGCGTCACGGCGACCCCGGTGCGCGACATCCCGGCCGGCGCGGTGCTGGGGCTGGCGGTGGACCCGGCGTATCGCGCGCTCTACGTGGCGCAGCAGGGGCAGGGGCTCTACCGCTACGGCGCGGACGCGGACGCGGGCATCACGGGCACGCAGGTGGTGGGCCTGGGGGACGCCGGCCTGACGTCCGTGGGGCGCATCGCGCTGTACGAGGCGTCCGGGGTGGACGGCTACCTCGTGGTGTCGGATCCGAACGCGAACACCTTCGTCGTCTTCGACCGGCGCACGCTGGGCCGGGTGGGCGCGTTCCAACTGGGGCAGGACGCCGGCACGGACCCGGTGGAGCAGTCGCGCGGGCTGGTGGCCTGGTCGGGCGCGCTGGGCACGGCGTTCCCGGAGGGGCTCTTCGTCGCGCATGACGGCGTCAGCAGCAGCACGCTCGGTGACAACCTGAAGCTCACCTCGTGGGGCAACGTGGCGCGGGCCTTCTCTCCGCCGCTCATCATCGCGCAGCAGCCGCAGGCGGACGCGGGCGTCGTGGACGGCGGCACCGGCAAGGACGGCGGTGGCGGCGTCATCATCGATCCGGGCGGCAACCCGAATGGCGGTGGCGGAGGGACGGACGACGACAGTGGCTGCGGGTGCACCAGCACGCCGGTGTCGGCCATCGCGACGCTGGGGCTGCTGGCCCTGTCGCTCCTGGGCCGCCGGCGCCGGAGCTGA
- a CDS encoding bifunctional metallophosphatase/5'-nucleotidase, protein MRTFRSSVLALAVLASACKGGPTPAPVTPPPPAPAPAGPVRLTLVGTNDFHGWVMPHRATLPDGQKVEQGGAALFASYVARLREDNPGGVLLVDGGDLFQGTLASNLGEGAIVVDVYNLLGYTAVAIGNHEFDYGPVGPGPVATRPDEDPLGALKARVAQAKFPFLSANVREKDGQPPAWLGNDGTTVVTVKGVKVGLLGLTTLSTPQTTNPVNVASLRFESLADAAKQAAKSLREKGAEVVVAVAHAGGKCTDLANPRDTSGCERDDGEIYAVLEALPKGAVDAVVAGHTHQTMGHFFGDVPVIETTGLARSFGVVDLFVDPVTHRVLPERTRIQAAIPVCGAVDATLKSCDPLKLKDAKDVRMVPATFLGQPVTPDARVEALVAPAEARVEEEQRRPVGVETQARMPQVYEGESALGNLIADAMREAARSDAAVMNAGGIRADLPQGPLTFGKLYEILPFDNTLAVLDLSADELRRFLSLAYGGRKGVFAVSGLEVTLGACPGPERFQGVTLPGGKPLKAKGTYRVAVPDFLLRGGDGVGPLTSTLPRERINLLQAQDLREVLTAYGRAHGNTLKPPALGRVHRVKAAGPCADAKP, encoded by the coding sequence ATGCGCACCTTCCGTTCCTCCGTCCTGGCGCTCGCGGTGCTTGCCTCCGCCTGCAAGGGCGGCCCGACGCCCGCTCCCGTCACCCCTCCGCCCCCCGCGCCCGCCCCGGCCGGGCCCGTGCGGCTCACGCTGGTGGGCACCAACGACTTCCACGGCTGGGTGATGCCCCACCGCGCCACGCTGCCGGACGGGCAGAAGGTGGAGCAGGGGGGCGCGGCGCTCTTCGCGTCCTACGTGGCGCGGCTGCGCGAGGACAACCCGGGCGGCGTGCTGCTGGTGGACGGCGGGGACCTGTTCCAGGGGACGCTGGCGTCCAACCTGGGCGAGGGCGCCATCGTCGTCGACGTGTACAACCTGCTGGGCTACACGGCGGTCGCCATCGGCAACCACGAGTTCGACTACGGACCGGTGGGCCCGGGCCCCGTGGCCACGCGTCCGGACGAAGACCCCCTGGGCGCGCTCAAGGCCCGCGTGGCGCAGGCGAAGTTCCCCTTCCTGTCCGCCAACGTGCGCGAGAAGGACGGACAGCCCCCGGCGTGGCTGGGCAATGACGGCACCACCGTCGTCACCGTGAAGGGCGTGAAGGTGGGCCTGCTGGGGCTGACCACGCTGTCCACGCCTCAGACGACCAACCCCGTCAACGTCGCGAGCCTGCGGTTCGAGTCCCTGGCCGACGCCGCGAAGCAGGCCGCGAAGTCGCTGCGCGAAAAGGGCGCGGAGGTGGTGGTCGCCGTCGCGCACGCGGGCGGCAAGTGCACGGACCTGGCGAACCCGCGCGACACGTCCGGGTGCGAACGCGACGACGGCGAAATCTACGCGGTGCTGGAGGCGCTGCCCAAGGGCGCGGTGGACGCGGTGGTGGCGGGCCACACGCACCAGACCATGGGGCACTTCTTCGGCGACGTGCCGGTCATCGAGACGACGGGGCTGGCGCGCTCATTCGGCGTGGTGGACCTCTTCGTGGATCCGGTGACCCACCGCGTACTGCCCGAGCGCACGCGCATCCAGGCCGCCATCCCGGTGTGCGGCGCCGTGGACGCGACGCTGAAGAGCTGTGATCCGTTGAAGCTCAAGGACGCGAAGGACGTGCGGATGGTGCCGGCCACGTTCCTGGGCCAGCCGGTGACGCCGGACGCCCGCGTGGAGGCGCTGGTGGCCCCCGCGGAGGCGCGCGTGGAGGAGGAGCAGCGCCGCCCGGTGGGCGTGGAGACCCAGGCCCGCATGCCCCAGGTCTACGAGGGCGAGAGCGCGCTGGGCAACCTCATCGCGGACGCGATGCGGGAGGCGGCCCGCTCCGACGCGGCGGTGATGAACGCGGGCGGCATCCGGGCGGACCTGCCGCAGGGGCCGCTCACCTTCGGCAAGCTCTACGAAATCCTCCCCTTCGACAACACGCTCGCGGTGCTGGACCTGAGCGCGGACGAATTGCGCCGCTTCCTGTCGCTGGCCTACGGCGGCCGCAAGGGCGTCTTCGCGGTGTCCGGGCTGGAGGTGACGCTGGGCGCGTGCCCGGGCCCGGAGCGCTTCCAGGGCGTGACGCTGCCCGGCGGCAAGCCGCTGAAGGCGAAGGGGACCTACCGGGTCGCGGTGCCGGACTTCCTCCTGCGCGGCGGTGACGGGGTGGGGCCGCTGACGTCCACGCTGCCACGGGAACGTATCAACCTGTTGCAGGCGCAGGACCTGCGCGAGGTGCTCAC